TGCAGCATCCGCAAATTGATTATACCAAGCCCATTTATTCCAAAGCTCCTTACGTGAGCGCACCAACACAATCCATCAATTATGTTTCGTGCCACGATGATATGTGCATGGTGGATAAACTGCGCGAAAGCCGTCCCGCAGGAGCTACCGAACAGGAAATACAACGCTTTGATAAATTGGCGCAAACCGTTGTTTACACATCGCAGGGAATTCCGTTTATTTATGCCGGCGAAGAAATTTACCGCAATAAAAAAGGCGTACACAATACGTATCAATCGCCGGACAGCATCAATCAAATTAACTGGGACAATAAAACCACGTACAAAGATATTTTTAAATACTACAAAGGGTTGATTGAACTGCGCAAAGCGCATCCCGCTTTCCGTATGACAACTGCCGATGAAATAAAACAAAACCTTAAATTTATTGATTTAGGAGCAAAGAACGTAATCGCCTACACGCTGACCGACAATAATGACGCGTGGAAAAAGATTTTGGTCATCCTGAACGGCAACCGCAAATCGGAAAGAGTTGTTCTTCCCGAAGGCGTGTGGAGCGTAGTTTGCCACGACGGTTTTATTAACCCGAACGGTGTGTTGATGCAGATAAAAAACCAAAACTTTATTGTGGCGCCGTCATCGGCAAGCATTATGTATTTTAGCGAAGAAAAACCGGAAACGCGCGCGGCGGACAAACCGTAGCAAGTAAGAAAAAGATACGCTGAATGATTGCGCAAAATAGGTTATTTTTACAGTTTATTTTACAACCAATTTTATTACACATAACACAAATTGCGTAATTTAGTTTTAACATAAATAACTATAAATAAAATAATTACAACCGAGTTGCGCATTTTAAGTATCCAAGCAAGAATTGCGTATATTTGTGTGTTAGCTGAAAGGCTGAACAACATAACGTACTTAAAACACTATTCATCAATATGATATTTGAAAGAGGACACTTTAAAACAAATAAAATTGTTAATCTGAATGAATCGATTAAAGAAACAAGAACATTTAGTAAATCGAAAACTGAATATAAACCAACAGTTTTTATTTCTCACAAACATAGTGATTTGGAAGACCAAGAAGAAGTAAAAGGAATTCTTGAAATATTTGAAGATTTAGGTGCTAAAGTTTATATTGACAGTATGGACAATAAAATGCCTAATGAAACTTCAGGAGAAACTGCACTTAGAATTAAAGAGGTAATCAAGTACACTAAAAAATTCGTTCTAGTTGCAACAGAGAAAGCTATAGAATCATATTGGTGCAATTGGGAACTTGGTATTGGTGATACACACAAATACATTGAGAACATAGCAATTATCCCAATAAAAGATAAAGGAGAATATGACTTTAAATATAAAGGAAACGAATATCTTCAGATTTATCCAAGTATCGATTTTGAAGATGGTACAAATCGCTATATGACTTCAAAAGAATTAATCCCAAGAGGATATTATGTATGTAAGCCTAAAAATAAAGACGGTGTCCGATATATCACACCTTTAAAACAATGGTTAAATCAGTAAATTATGTTTAAGTACCAGCTAATATTTTTAGGCACAATTAAGCCCTTGACAAGAAATCTGATTTCAAAATACTACGAGAAAATAGAGGATTTAAAACTTCAAAAAGAATTCTATGAGATTTACTTCAAAGAGCAATTAGATTCTTATAAGGGCAATCAACCAACATTTATCATTTACTTTGGTAATGAAAATGGTGATTTTGAAGATTTAGCGGAAATAGAAATGTTGTTAAAAGATGGAAATATCGTTCTTCCAATTTTCTTTAATTCTTTTAGTCAAGAAATTCCTAAAATATTAAGTAATCAAAATGGATTGAAATATACAGAATATCAAAAAGACAAAATTGTTGACTTAGTACTCGAATCATTTGGCAAATTAAGAAGTAGTAGAAAAGTTTTTATTAGTTATAAAAGAGACGAATCAACGTCTGTTGCAATACAATTATATGAAGCACTTGAAAAGAATAATTTTGACGTTTTCTTAGATACACATTCAATAAAACAAGGAGAGCCTTTTCAAGATGAATTATGGCATAGAATGACTGACTGTGATGTAATTCTTCTTTTAAATACCCCAAAATTTTTGGAAAGTGAATGGTGTGAAAAAGAAATTGCAGAAGCATCGGTTAAGCAAATAGGCATTATTCAAGCTATTTGGCCAAATCATAGACTAGAAAGAATGGCGGAAGTATGTTTTCCTTATACATTATCTGAAAGGAATTTTTTAAAAGGAATATATGATAA
The genomic region above belongs to uncultured Paludibacter sp. and contains:
- a CDS encoding conserved hypothetical protein (Evidence 4 : Unknown function but conserved in other organisms) — encoded protein: MIFERGHFKTNKIVNLNESIKETRTFSKSKTEYKPTVFISHKHSDLEDQEEVKGILEIFEDLGAKVYIDSMDNKMPNETSGETALRIKEVIKYTKKFVLVATEKAIESYWCNWELGIGDTHKYIENIAIIPIKDKGEYDFKYKGNEYLQIYPSIDFEDGTNRYMTSKELIPRGYYVCKPKNKDGVRYITPLKQWLNQ
- a CDS encoding conserved hypothetical protein (Evidence 4 : Unknown function but conserved in other organisms); the protein is MFKYQLIFLGTIKPLTRNLISKYYEKIEDLKLQKEFYEIYFKEQLDSYKGNQPTFIIYFGNENGDFEDLAEIEMLLKDGNIVLPIFFNSFSQEIPKILSNQNGLKYTEYQKDKIVDLVLESFGKLRSSRKVFISYKRDESTSVAIQLYEALEKNNFDVFLDTHSIKQGEPFQDELWHRMTDCDVILLLNTPKFLESEWCEKEIAEASVKQIGIIQAIWPNHRLERMAEVCFPYTLSERNFLKGIYDNKDTSKLNDETINNLVNQVESIRARNLASRQDNLITEFLNSARKYGKNVTIQPERFITEEIDNNKRRIFIPSVGIPQSFDCNTSSELKKEIKEYSVEEVYLIYDDVRIREKWLNHLSYLNEYLDVKTIKKQEFDLWLQKN